AACAACGTCTTGCACATCACCGGCAATGATCCCCCCTTGAATCGCGGCTCCAATTGAAACCACTTCATCAGGATTCACACCCTTGTGAGGCTCTTTACCGAAAATCTTCTTAACAAATTCCTGAACCTTGGGAACACGTGTGGAACCACCAACCAGCACCACTTCATCGATGGCACTCGGATCCAGACCGGCATCTTTCAACGCCTGTTCGACTGGATTTCGGCACCGTTCGACCAGTGGATCGATCAGCTTTTCGAATTCCGCACGGGTAATCGCCATCTGCAGGTGTTTTGCACCACTACTGTCGGCTGTGATGAACGGCAGATTGATATCCGTCGTCTGAGAAGAAGACAGTTCTTTCTTCGCCTTTTCAGCCGCTTCACGCAGACGCTGTAATGCCATCGGATCGCTGCGGAGGTCGATTCCCTGATCTTTCTTAAACTGATCAGCAATGTAGTTAATCAGTTCTTCGTCGAAGTCGTCCCCCCCCAGATGACCATCGCCGTTGGTACTCAGGGTTTCGATCACTTCGTCACCGACTTCCAGCACGGAAACGTCAAACGTACCACCGCCGAAGTCGAAGACGACGATCTTTTCATCATTCTTCTTTTCCAGACCATAAGCCAGAGCAGCTGCGGTTGGCTCGTTGATAATACGCGATACTTCCAGACCTGAAATCTGACCAGCGTCTTTGGTTGCCTGACGCTGTGCGTCGTTAAAGTAAGCAGGCACGGTCACGACAGCCTTGTTGACTTTGTGACCCAGGTAGCTTTCAGCAGCTTCCTTCAGTTTCCGCAGAATTGATGCGGAAATTTCGGGAGGCGTGAGAGTCTTGCTGCCCGCTTCAATTTTCACATAGTCTTCCGGACCACCAACGATCGTGTAAGGCACGATCTTTTCTTCGTTCTGAACTTCGTTGTGACGACGTCCCATAAACCGTTTCACAGAGTAAACGGTATTCTTGGGGTTGGTCACAGCCTGACGTTTGGCTGGTTCGCCGACCAGTGTCTCGCCTTTATCGGTGAAAGCAACAACACTGGGAGTAATCCGGTTCCCTTCGAGGTTCGGGATGACTTTGGCTTCCCCGCCCTCCATTACTGAAACCACTGAGTTGGTGGTTCCCAAATCGATTCCGATGATTTTTTCACCTTGAGACGACATTTTGAGTTTCCCCTCTTTCTATATCGAGATTGCAGATCGATGACTGATTCAAAGCCCCTCATAATGGCCGTAAATGAAACATCGATCAGGGCTTGTTTTCCATTTTGATTTAATTCAGCCCAATTACGGGACAGTTGACACTGTATGCAAGGACCGTGCCAACAGATCCCCGACAGAGAGCGTTTAACGTAAGACATTTATATGAATAATCTTACAGACTTTCACACTCACTGAAATTCTAGCAGACAGGCAGCAACACTGCCATATTGACACCACCCCCAAGTCAAGCCCGCCACAGCCAAAATGACATTTTGGCAGTCTCTGATGCCGGACCGCTGAAATAAGGGCTAAACAGTTCACACGCAAGGCCCAACCGCTTGACAGTCCCCAGATACGGCGGTACAAACTAGAACAATTGAAGACTACTCTGTCCTCTGCTCAAGCAAGGGACAAAACGTCCTTCACGTGTGCCTGCCTCGATCTATCTAACTGATTATTTTACAGATCCTTAGATAGTCTTTTCAAGGAAGGCACTCGGGAGAAACCCCGAGTTAAGAAATTCTTAAGGGATTGAAATTCCATAGTGAAACTGGCAGTGAGCATCGACCACACATCCAGGAAGGCTGTGATCTGGCTGCGGTTCATTTTCTGAGAGACAGAAACGAGACTCACATCCTGAAAGATTCCGATGGCCAAGAAAAAAGCGGTGAAAAAGCGAGCTTCCGTGACTAAACCGAAGTCAGCTCCCCAGAAAAAAGTTGTTCGCAAGACCAGCAAAAGCAGCCCCGCATCGATCCAGTCTGAGTTAAAAAAGATTGATCGCGAAATCATCAAGCTGGTAAACAAACGCTGCTCAATGACGGTCAAACAGATCAAGTCCGATCCGGAACCGCGCAAAGCCATGTTCGATCCCAAATCGGATGAAGAGCTTCGCGAGACCATCGAAAAACTCAACGCCCCCGGTCCCATGACCAATGCGTCCATCCGCGGAGTCTTCCGGCAGATCCTCAGTTCGGCCCGTCGACAGATACACCCACAACGCGTCGCCTATCTGGGCCCCGCTTACAGCTATACACATCTGGCAGCCCTGGAACGATTCGGTGAAGAGGCCGACATGGTTCCTGTCAACACCATCGGATCCGTATTTGAAGAGGTCAACCGCGGGAACACCG
This genomic stretch from Gimesia sp. harbors:
- the dnaK gene encoding molecular chaperone DnaK — translated: MSSQGEKIIGIDLGTTNSVVSVMEGGEAKVIPNLEGNRITPSVVAFTDKGETLVGEPAKRQAVTNPKNTVYSVKRFMGRRHNEVQNEEKIVPYTIVGGPEDYVKIEAGSKTLTPPEISASILRKLKEAAESYLGHKVNKAVVTVPAYFNDAQRQATKDAGQISGLEVSRIINEPTAAALAYGLEKKNDEKIVVFDFGGGTFDVSVLEVGDEVIETLSTNGDGHLGGDDFDEELINYIADQFKKDQGIDLRSDPMALQRLREAAEKAKKELSSSQTTDINLPFITADSSGAKHLQMAITRAEFEKLIDPLVERCRNPVEQALKDAGLDPSAIDEVVLVGGSTRVPKVQEFVKKIFGKEPHKGVNPDEVVSIGAAIQGGIIAGDVQDVVLLDVTPLSLGIETEGGVMTKLVERNTTIPVTKDQVFSTAADNQTAVTVRVFQGERQMASDNRLLGQFNLEELPPAPRGVPQIKVVFDIDVNGILNVSAKDVATGKETSVRIEQSSGLSETEIEDMKKQAEAHADEDKKKKELAEAKNNGTRLVYEVEKLLKEHAEKIDDSSKSAIEASVKKVNDAVEKEDVAAINSACEELQQATHAFTEQMYKASEAAGGEGAAPEGGESSAAAEDEDVIDAEFEKKD